The following proteins are encoded in a genomic region of Oncorhynchus keta strain PuntledgeMale-10-30-2019 chromosome 35, Oket_V2, whole genome shotgun sequence:
- the LOC118382948 gene encoding radical S-adenosyl methionine domain-containing protein 2-like, which produces MNSSSQVDGVSFITKTLLGEYQDILSISCDRFDEDTNQTIGRAQGRKSHLDNLFKVRDWCQKYKVAFKINSVINTFNVDEDMRENITELNPVRWKVFQCLLIDGENSLREAENFAISDQHFQVFLEMHSSISCLVPEANQKMRFLDCREGRKDPSKSILDVGVEEAIQFSGFDEKMFLKRGGKYVWSKADMRLEW; this is translated from the exons ATGAACTCCAGCTCCCAAGT AGATGGTGTCAGTTTTATCACCAAAACTCTCCTTGGCGAATACCAGGACATTCTGTCCATTTCCTGTGACAGATTTGACGAGGACACCAACCAGACTATTGGCAGAGCCCAGGGCAGGAAGAGCCACCTGGACAACCTCTTCAAGGTCCGTGACTGGTGCCAGAAGTACAAAGTGGCGTTCAAAATCAACTCTGTGATCAACACCTTCAATGTGGATGAAGACATGAGAGAAAACATCACAGAACTCAACCCTGTACGCTGGAAG GTGTTCCAGTGTCTGCTGATCGATGGCGAGAACAGTCTGAGGGAGGCAGAGAATTTTGCCATCAGCGACCAGCATTTTCAGGTCTTCCTGGAAATGCACAGCAGCATTAGCTGCCTGGTACCAGAGGCCAATCAGAAG ATGCGTTTCCTGGATTGCCGAGAGGGGAGGAAAGATCCATCCAAGTCCATCCTTGATGTTGGCGTGGAAGAGGCCATTCAGTTCAGTGGCTTTGACGAGAAGATGTTcctaaagagaggagggaaataTGTGTGGAGCAAAGCTGACATGCGGCTCGAGTGGTGA
- the cmpk2 gene encoding UMP-CMP kinase 2, mitochondrial gives MARRMMSRLGQWSSYVFAVDFDTNSDPIYFALASKQSERPQVFGNVLADEMCYSLHVQSDDKIERAKFYGGLKKKLSKELPPECAIMEMSIFQPNVKGSVIKGYFLKDASKSSATERVLGELLRNDPVYVCSYLCGGEDRQWSQHLWSNTEDGWVEVLEKYCVVPAEKPVHHPSTLNIINYDVFYSFEDAYKVLQQCVDIIPESKAVLELVDQRLESKEKTDFPVIVIEGLDATGKTTLTESLTEALGATLLKSPPQCLSPWRARFDTEPPLIRRAFYALGNYLTAGQIGQEARQAPVIVDRYWHSTAAYAIATAVGGKLGNLPQAGSEVYGWPGDLLRPSLVLMLSLSSQERMRRLQVRGQDKTMEEEELEANHLFRQKVEEAYQRIEGPACVTVDASPSPDQVLQQVLLLIRGKCHL, from the exons ATGGCAAGACGCATGATGTCCCGGTTGGGCCAGTGGTCTTCTTATGTTTTTGCAGTGGACTTCGATACGAACTCTGACCCAATCTACTTCGCCCTAGCAAGCAAGCAGAGCGAGCGGCCACAAGTGTTCGGAAATGTCCTCGCTGATGAAATGTGCTACTCGCTCCATGTGCAGAGCGATGACAAAATTGAAAGAGCAAAGTTTTATGGAGGACTGAAAAAAAAACTTTCAAAAGAGTTACCTCCAGAATGTGCGATTATGGAAATGTCCATATTTCAGCCCAATGTCAAAGGTTCTGTCATCAAAGGATATTTTCTAAAAGACGCATCTAAGTCCTCTGCGACTGAACGAGTTTTAGGCGAGTTGCTTCGCAATGACCCAGTCTATGTGTGCTCCTACTTGTGCGGGGGAGAGGACAGACAGTGGTCGCAACACCTGTGGTCCAATACAGAAGACGGTTGGGTGGAGGTGTTGGAGAAATACTGCGTGGTACCTGCTGAAAAGCCAGTGCATCATCCTTCAACTCTCAACATTATCAACTATGACGTGTTCTATAGTTTTGAGGATGCCTACAAAGTTCTGCAACAG TGTGTTGACATCATCCCGGAGTCCAAGGCAGTGCTGGAGCTTGTGGACCAGCGACTCGAGTCTAAGGAGAAAACTGACTTTCCTGTTATTGTCATAGAGGGATTGGATGCTACAG GGAAAACCACTCTGACTGAGTCCCTGACGGAGGCACTGGGGGCCACTCTCCTGAAGTCCCCTCCGCAGTGTCTGTCCCCATGGAGGGCCCGCTTCGACACTGAGCCCCCCCTCATCCGCAGGGCCTTCTACGCCCTTGGGAATTACCTGACAGCAGGACAGATAGGCCAGGAGGCCAGACAAGCACCTGTCATTGTAGACAG GTACTGGCACAGCACAGCAGCCTACGCCATTGCCACGGCGGTGGGTGGTAAGCTGGGTAACCTGCCCCAGGCTGGCAGTGAGGTGTATGGCTGGCCAGGGGACCTCCTGAGGCCCAGCCTGGTGCTGATGCTCAGCCTCAGCTcacaggagaggatgaggagattacaggtcagaggtcaggacaagaccatggaggaggaggagctggaggccaATCACCTGTTCAGACAGAA AGTGGAGGAGGCTTACCAGCGGATTGAGGGCCCGGCCTGCGTCACTGTGGATGCCAGTCCTTCTCCAGACCAAGTGCTCCAACAAGTGCTACTTTTAATTAGGGGAAAATGCCACTTGTaa